The Ornithodoros turicata isolate Travis chromosome 7, ASM3712646v1, whole genome shotgun sequence genome includes a region encoding these proteins:
- the LOC135401623 gene encoding extracellular serine/threonine protein kinase four-jointed-like: protein MRLRRTWLATAGLAFCLGMTVGVFLPLRELALKRTRVLRRAHNASEDSEVNRREGTPGSVTEEPMVNGIYWTERAERLVSPGFSDADLHLWRKKTRHASVRAVREGCGRMQNRLVMFDSGTWSCARYRQNNDQIQGELFSFYLAREMGMRNLPPAVLARAGGPGWHAVRPQLQLAQWRSDRPVVLTHFVDDLTAAYIPEVFRGPERRLHPQDVSNRSQDEIRDLVQWSDLIVFDYLTANLDRVVNNMFNQQWNPDMMKAPAHNLARQGTTGLLVFLDNESGLVHGYRLLEKYESYHLSLLDALCVFRKSTADALEKLTREKDIGSRLLRAFNTSEPGMDNYLPFLPGRSVTILNKRLALVNDRVTRCRDTYGALRSLG from the coding sequence ATGCGCTTGCGTCGAACTTGGCTGGCGACGGCCGGGCTCGCCTTCTGTCTGGGCATGACGGTCGGAGTGTTTCTACCCCTCAGAGAGTTGGCTCTGAAGCGGACACGTGTTCTGAGACGTGCTCACAATGCGTCGGAGGACTCCGAGGTGAACCGGAGAGAAGGAACTCCCGGATCCGTCACGGAGGAGCCCATGGTGAACGGCATCTACTGGACTGAACGTGCTGAACGGTTGGTGAGTCCCGGTTTTAGCGACGCAGACCTTCACCTGTGGCGAAAGAAGACTCGTCATGCCTCCGTACGTGCCGTGCGAGAAGGTTGTGGCCGAATGCAGAACAGGCTGGTGATGTTCGATTCGGGTACGTGGAGTTGCGCTCGCTACCGACAGAACAACGACCAGATCCAGGGTGAACTGTTTTCCTTCTACTTAGCTCGGGAAATGGGCATGAGGAATCTTCCTCCGGCAGTGCTGGCTCGCGCCGGAGGGCCCGGGTGGCATGCCGTGCGACCTCAATTACAGTTGGCGCAGTGGCGGTCCGACAGGCCCGTGGTGTTGACTCACTTCGTGGACGACCTCACCGCCGCCTACATACCAGAGGTGTTCCGAGGTCCCGAGCGACGTCTGCATCCACAAGACGTCAGCAACAGGTCTCAAGACGAGATACGGGACTTGGTACAGTGGTCCGACCTTATTGTGTTCGACTACCTGACGGCGAACTTGGATCGCGTTGTAAATAACATGTTCAACCAGCAGTGGAACCCGGACATGATGAAAGCTCCCGCGCATAATCTGGCGCGCCAAGGTACGACGGGGCTCCTTGTGTTCCTGGACAACGAGTCCGGACTGGTCCATGGATACAGACTCCTGGAGAAGTATGAGTCGTACCACCTTTCGCTTCTGGACGCGTTGTGTGTTTTCAGGAAATCCACGGCGGACGCCTTGGAGAAACTCACTCGTGAGAAGGACATCGGATCGAGACTTTTACGTGCTTTCAACACCAGCGAGCCGGGTATGGATAACTACTTGCCCTTCCTACCGGGACGAAGTGTGACAATATTGAACAAGCGACTAGCGCTAGTGAACGATCGAGTGACTCGCTGCAGGGATACGTACGGTGCGCTGCGGTCTTTGGGGTGA